A genomic segment from Armatimonadota bacterium encodes:
- a CDS encoding Gfo/Idh/MocA family oxidoreductase — protein sequence MAIEEVGFGIIGCGVIAPTHRSAIKDAPGAKLVACCDIVPELAQKFAEDAGEGVRAFSSIEEMLKMDEVQAVCVCTPSGLHAEHAIMAMETGRHVLCEKPMDITLAKIDAMIDAAARNNVKLSGVFQRRTYASSKRMRAAVQGGKLGKLVLGDCYQKYFRSHEYYASGAWRATWELDGGGALMNQGVHGIDLLLYIMGNVKRLSAYARRLVRNIEVEDTAVAILEFTNGAVGVLEGTTSVTPGYGCDIHVSGDDGTIKMIGDKIAVWDVKGEEGEGVEGEGDKGTAADPTAGLTATGHTQHVADLVECILTGKEPEIPGSEARRAVEVIKAIYRSSREGGMTVELPLSYEEDGPGIEPSHTRIEW from the coding sequence ATGGCGATTGAAGAAGTCGGTTTCGGTATCATCGGTTGCGGCGTCATCGCCCCGACCCACCGCTCAGCCATCAAAGACGCCCCCGGCGCCAAACTGGTAGCATGCTGTGACATCGTACCTGAGTTGGCCCAGAAGTTCGCCGAGGATGCCGGCGAAGGAGTCCGCGCGTTCAGCAGCATCGAAGAGATGCTCAAGATGGACGAGGTCCAGGCGGTCTGCGTCTGCACCCCCAGTGGACTGCACGCCGAACACGCAATCATGGCTATGGAGACGGGCCGCCACGTGTTGTGCGAAAAGCCTATGGATATCACTCTCGCGAAGATCGACGCGATGATCGACGCCGCGGCCCGCAACAATGTGAAGCTCTCAGGGGTCTTCCAGCGGCGCACCTATGCCAGCTCCAAGCGAATGCGCGCGGCTGTCCAGGGCGGCAAGCTGGGCAAGCTGGTATTGGGCGATTGCTATCAGAAGTACTTCCGCAGCCACGAGTACTATGCAAGCGGCGCCTGGCGAGCTACATGGGAACTGGACGGCGGCGGCGCGTTGATGAACCAGGGCGTGCATGGCATCGATCTGCTCCTGTACATCATGGGCAATGTCAAGCGTCTCAGCGCTTACGCCCGCCGACTCGTCCGCAACATCGAGGTTGAGGACACCGCTGTCGCGATCCTTGAGTTCACCAATGGCGCTGTAGGCGTCCTCGAGGGAACCACCTCGGTCACTCCCGGCTACGGCTGCGACATCCACGTCAGTGGCGATGACGGCACCATCAAGATGATCGGTGACAAGATCGCGGTCTGGGATGTCAAGGGTGAAGAAGGCGAAGGTGTCGAAGGCGAGGGAGATAAAGGCACCGCGGCCGATCCCACCGCCGGCCTCACCGCCACAGGCCACACCCAGCACGTAGCGGACCTGGTGGAATGCATCCTGACCGGCAAAGAGCCGGAGATTCCCGGTTCGGAAGCGCGCCGAGCAGTCGAGGTCATCAAGGCCATCTACCGCTCCAGCCGCGAGGGTGGCATGACCGTAGAGCTGCCACTGAGCTACGAGGAGGACGGTCCGGGCATCGAGCCATCCCACACCAGAATCGAGTGGTAG